A DNA window from Tenuifilaceae bacterium CYCD contains the following coding sequences:
- a CDS encoding fumarate hydratase class I — translation MATPDFYYQDRFPLGDDQTEYYLLTKEFVSLSKFEGEEILKVDPEGMAVLAKAAMHDTSFMLRTEHIKQVAAILQDPEASRNDKFVALVILRNAEISAKGILPFCQDTGTATVVAKKGQRVWTGGNDAEAISRGIYKTYTLENLRYSQTVPLDMYTEKNSGTNLPAQIDIYATKGNEYEFMFVAKGGGSANKSMLFQETKALLNPEKLEAYLIDKIKNLGTAACPPYHIAFVIGGTSAEDTLKTVKLASAKYLDTLPTKGNEHGQAFRDVELEEKILKATYGIGLGAQFGGKYMALDIRIIRLPRHGASCPVGIGVSCIADRNIKAKINRDGIWIEKLENNPGRFIPEQWRKPDESGAVKVDLNLPMPKILAELSKHPVGTRLSLNGTIIVGRDIAHAKLKERIDKGEDLPEYIKNHPIYYAGPAKTPAGMPSGSFGPTTAGRMDSYVDLFQSQGGSLIMIAKGNRNQAVTDACKKYGGFYLGSIGGPAAILAEENIKKVELIEYPELGMEAIYRIEVVGFPAFILVDDKGNDFYKQVMK, via the coding sequence ATGGCAACTCCTGATTTTTACTATCAGGATCGATTTCCCTTGGGAGACGATCAAACAGAATATTACCTTTTAACCAAGGAGTTTGTTTCGCTATCGAAGTTCGAAGGTGAGGAGATTCTAAAGGTTGATCCAGAAGGTATGGCTGTCCTTGCTAAGGCTGCAATGCACGATACCTCATTTATGCTGCGTACGGAGCATATAAAACAGGTGGCTGCAATACTTCAAGATCCAGAGGCCAGCAGAAACGACAAGTTTGTAGCGTTGGTAATTCTTCGAAATGCCGAAATCTCTGCAAAAGGCATCCTTCCGTTTTGCCAGGATACTGGAACTGCTACAGTTGTGGCTAAAAAGGGACAAAGAGTTTGGACTGGAGGGAATGACGCTGAGGCTATATCCCGAGGAATTTACAAAACCTATACATTGGAGAATCTTCGTTATTCTCAAACAGTCCCATTGGATATGTACACTGAGAAAAATTCAGGGACAAACCTTCCTGCTCAAATTGACATTTATGCCACAAAAGGCAATGAGTATGAGTTTATGTTTGTGGCTAAAGGTGGAGGATCTGCCAATAAAAGTATGCTGTTTCAGGAAACAAAGGCATTGCTTAATCCCGAAAAACTTGAGGCATATTTAATCGATAAAATAAAGAATCTTGGCACTGCAGCCTGCCCTCCATACCATATAGCATTTGTAATTGGCGGAACATCGGCAGAGGATACGCTTAAAACGGTAAAACTGGCATCGGCAAAGTATCTTGACACTTTACCAACAAAAGGAAATGAGCACGGACAAGCATTCCGAGATGTTGAACTTGAAGAAAAAATACTGAAAGCAACTTACGGTATAGGACTTGGCGCTCAGTTTGGCGGTAAGTACATGGCTTTGGATATTAGGATTATTCGATTGCCACGCCACGGCGCTTCGTGCCCTGTTGGTATTGGTGTTTCGTGTATTGCTGATAGGAATATTAAGGCCAAAATTAACCGCGATGGTATTTGGATTGAGAAATTAGAAAACAATCCAGGGCGGTTTATTCCAGAGCAATGGCGTAAGCCCGATGAAAGTGGAGCCGTAAAGGTTGATTTGAATTTGCCAATGCCTAAAATCCTTGCCGAGTTAAGTAAACATCCTGTTGGAACAAGGCTATCACTGAATGGGACTATAATTGTAGGTCGCGATATTGCTCACGCAAAACTGAAAGAACGAATCGATAAAGGCGAAGACTTACCCGAATATATCAAAAATCATCCAATTTACTATGCTGGTCCAGCAAAAACACCAGCTGGGATGCCTTCTGGTTCATTTGGACCAACTACCGCAGGGCGTATGGATTCATATGTGGATTTATTCCAATCGCAAGGTGGAAGTCTTATTATGATTGCCAAGGGCAACCGTAATCAAGCGGTAACCGATGCCTGCAAAAAGTACGGTGGATTTTACTTGGGAAGCATTGGTGGTCCTGCAGCTATCCTTGCCGAGGAGAATATCAAAAAGGTTGAACTTATTGAGTACCCTGAATTGGGAATGGAAGCGATCTACAGAATTGAAGTAGTTGGCTTCCCTGCGTTTATCCTTGTTGATGATAAGGGCAACGATTTCTACAAGCAGGTGATGAAGTAA
- the mtnA gene encoding methylthioribose-1-phosphate isomerase, which yields MKVNGKHYRTIWLEKGNAPCVKIIDQRFLPHQFVIEDIANFNQMVVAIKDMHLRGAGLIGVAAAYGIYLAILESTKTDNFDTNLTRLAKELAETRPTAVNLIWAIDRQLTEIAKVNSADDKIKVAKQTAQLIADEDANSSQSIGVFGVEIIEQISKAKNGDVVNILTHCNAGWLAFADYGTATAPIYEAHKRGIKVHVWVDETRPRNQGASLTAWELLNEGVPHTLIPDNTGGHLMQHGMVDMVITGADRVTNNGDAANKIGTYLKALAAADNKIPFYIAAPSSSFDWILTDGVKQIPIEQRHPNEVRYISGLSNGKVEEVLICPENTPVTNYGFDVTPARLITGIITERGICSATTESIRSLYPEKF from the coding sequence TTGAAAGTTAACGGAAAGCATTACAGGACAATTTGGTTAGAGAAAGGAAATGCGCCTTGCGTGAAAATTATCGACCAGCGTTTTTTACCGCATCAATTTGTAATTGAGGACATAGCCAACTTCAACCAAATGGTTGTGGCAATTAAAGATATGCACCTCCGAGGTGCAGGATTAATTGGGGTTGCTGCAGCCTATGGTATTTACTTGGCCATTTTAGAGTCTACTAAGACCGATAATTTTGATACAAATCTAACTAGACTAGCCAAAGAACTTGCGGAAACTCGACCCACTGCGGTAAATCTGATTTGGGCAATTGATAGACAGTTGACCGAAATTGCAAAAGTCAACTCTGCTGATGACAAGATTAAAGTGGCAAAGCAAACTGCCCAGCTAATTGCCGATGAAGATGCAAACAGTAGTCAAAGCATAGGCGTATTTGGTGTTGAAATCATTGAGCAAATTAGTAAGGCTAAAAACGGCGATGTTGTAAATATTCTTACTCATTGTAACGCAGGTTGGCTGGCTTTTGCCGATTATGGCACTGCCACAGCCCCAATTTATGAGGCTCATAAACGAGGAATAAAAGTGCACGTTTGGGTCGACGAAACCCGACCACGGAATCAGGGCGCATCACTAACAGCCTGGGAGTTGTTGAACGAGGGCGTTCCTCATACCTTAATTCCCGATAATACGGGAGGTCATCTTATGCAGCACGGAATGGTCGATATGGTTATAACTGGCGCAGACAGGGTAACAAACAATGGCGATGCTGCCAATAAAATTGGCACATACCTTAAAGCATTGGCCGCTGCCGACAATAAAATTCCTTTTTACATTGCAGCACCATCGTCATCGTTCGATTGGATTTTGACCGATGGTGTTAAGCAAATTCCCATTGAGCAACGTCACCCTAACGAGGTTCGTTATATTTCCGGCTTATCAAACGGAAAGGTTGAAGAGGTGTTGATTTGTCCGGAGAATACACCTGTGACCAATTACGGCTTTGACGTCACTCCTGCTCGTTTAATAACGGGAATTATAACCGAACGCGGCATTTGCAGTGCAACAACCGAATCTATCCGTTCACTTTATCCCGAAAAGTTCTAG
- a CDS encoding ATPase has product MESKSHNEKYFGLTDQEVAAKQASEGFNELPSSKPKNVLEIAIGVVKEPMFLLLVACGTLYLILGDIQEGLMLLGFVFVIMGIEFYQEKKTEKALDALKDLASPRALVIRNGQTIRISGKEVVTDDIIILQEGDRVPADAIVLDCNNLMADESLLTGESVPVRKREWNDGDKDFIPGGDDIPWVYSGSMIIQGNGIARVRHVGVNTEIGKIGKALESVEEEPTQLKREMGILVKRLAIIGIALCVLVIVVFTLTRGDLLKGFLAGITLAMAMLPEEFPVVLTVFLALGAWRISKKSVLTRKPAAIETLGSATVLCTDKTGTLTQNKMTITKLYNGNGFIDISSKTDFPEPYHLVIEYGILASQVNPFDPMESAITRIGEEYLLNTEHIHIDWVMEKEYPLSKDLLAMSRVFTNTGTHKKVIAAKGAPEAIFDLCHLQGETLSQYQNAVAQMASEGLRVLGVAKAAIDNGDLPLIQHDFDFEFIGLIGLSDPIRETVPMAVAECYRAGIRVIMITGDYPVTAMNIGKDIGLHNYDKCITGPELQQMTEEELSERIKDVNIFARVVPEQKLKIVNALKRNGEIVAMTGDGVNDAPALKAANIGIAMGEKGTDVAREASSLVLMDDNFASIVGAVKMGRRIFDNLQKALGYIFAIHVPIAGLSLIPVLFADLPLILWPVHIVFLELIIDPACSIVFEAEPEEKNVMERPPRNINEPFFGAKKIFLSCMQGVGILVIGLLVYFIGYKMGYSEKAVRTFTFISLIASNIAVILSNRSWSNSIFKIMVTPNKAVRWVVGGAILFLILILNVPFLIDLFQFEKVTFVQQIICATAGFASITWFELYKIFHKQNI; this is encoded by the coding sequence ATGGAGAGTAAATCGCACAACGAAAAGTATTTTGGTTTAACCGACCAAGAGGTTGCTGCCAAACAAGCCAGCGAAGGATTCAATGAATTGCCTTCATCCAAACCAAAAAATGTTTTGGAGATTGCCATTGGTGTTGTAAAAGAACCAATGTTTTTATTGCTTGTAGCCTGCGGTACTTTATATCTTATTCTTGGCGATATCCAGGAAGGCTTAATGCTTCTTGGTTTTGTGTTTGTAATTATGGGCATTGAGTTTTATCAGGAGAAAAAAACAGAAAAAGCGCTTGATGCTCTTAAAGATCTGGCCAGCCCAAGAGCTCTTGTAATTCGTAATGGTCAAACAATTCGTATTTCTGGGAAAGAGGTTGTTACAGATGATATAATTATCCTACAGGAGGGCGATAGAGTTCCTGCCGACGCAATAGTGCTCGATTGTAATAATTTGATGGCTGACGAATCGCTTTTAACTGGCGAATCGGTTCCTGTTAGAAAAAGGGAATGGAACGATGGTGATAAGGATTTTATTCCTGGAGGCGATGATATTCCTTGGGTTTACTCAGGGTCTATGATTATTCAGGGTAATGGTATTGCAAGGGTAAGACACGTTGGCGTAAATACCGAGATTGGTAAAATTGGTAAAGCTTTAGAATCGGTTGAGGAGGAGCCAACCCAACTTAAGAGAGAAATGGGTATACTGGTAAAGCGCCTTGCAATAATTGGAATTGCATTGTGTGTCCTAGTTATTGTAGTGTTCACCTTAACTCGCGGCGATTTGCTAAAAGGATTCCTTGCCGGTATTACGCTTGCAATGGCTATGTTACCCGAGGAGTTCCCTGTTGTTCTAACAGTCTTTCTGGCTTTAGGCGCTTGGCGCATATCTAAAAAAAGTGTATTAACCCGGAAGCCTGCCGCAATTGAAACTTTAGGCTCGGCAACAGTGCTTTGTACCGATAAAACAGGTACTCTTACTCAAAATAAAATGACCATTACCAAACTATACAATGGCAATGGGTTCATCGATATATCATCTAAAACTGATTTTCCAGAACCTTACCACTTAGTTATTGAGTATGGTATTTTGGCCAGCCAGGTTAATCCTTTCGACCCAATGGAAAGTGCCATTACAAGGATAGGTGAGGAGTACTTATTGAACACTGAGCATATTCATATAGATTGGGTAATGGAGAAGGAGTATCCTTTGTCTAAGGATTTGCTCGCGATGTCGAGAGTATTTACCAATACTGGAACCCATAAAAAAGTAATTGCGGCAAAGGGTGCACCAGAGGCAATTTTCGACTTGTGCCATTTACAAGGCGAAACTCTTTCGCAGTATCAAAATGCAGTGGCTCAAATGGCCTCCGAAGGCTTGAGGGTTTTGGGAGTTGCAAAGGCTGCCATCGACAATGGCGATTTACCATTAATTCAGCACGATTTTGATTTTGAGTTTATAGGTTTAATAGGCCTTTCCGACCCAATTCGTGAGACTGTGCCTATGGCCGTGGCAGAATGTTACCGTGCAGGCATTAGGGTAATTATGATTACTGGCGATTATCCTGTAACTGCAATGAACATTGGTAAAGATATTGGGCTACATAATTACGATAAATGTATTACTGGTCCTGAGTTACAGCAGATGACCGAGGAGGAACTATCCGAGAGAATTAAGGATGTGAATATTTTTGCAAGGGTTGTACCCGAGCAAAAACTCAAAATTGTGAATGCGCTTAAGCGCAATGGCGAAATTGTTGCAATGACAGGCGATGGCGTTAACGATGCACCTGCATTAAAGGCCGCCAACATTGGAATTGCAATGGGTGAAAAGGGTACCGACGTAGCTCGCGAGGCCTCATCTCTGGTTCTTATGGACGATAATTTTGCATCAATTGTGGGCGCAGTTAAAATGGGACGAAGAATTTTCGATAATCTTCAAAAGGCTCTTGGGTACATTTTTGCTATTCACGTGCCAATTGCCGGTTTATCGTTAATACCTGTTTTGTTTGCAGATCTGCCCTTGATTTTATGGCCTGTACATATTGTATTTCTAGAGTTGATTATCGACCCAGCTTGCTCAATTGTTTTTGAGGCTGAACCTGAAGAGAAAAATGTAATGGAAAGGCCTCCACGAAATATAAACGAACCATTCTTTGGGGCTAAGAAGATATTCCTGAGTTGTATGCAGGGAGTTGGAATACTTGTAATTGGGTTACTCGTTTATTTCATTGGTTACAAAATGGGATATTCCGAGAAGGCTGTTCGTACCTTTACATTTATTTCATTGATTGCTTCGAATATTGCAGTAATTCTATCGAACCGTTCTTGGTCTAATAGTATTTTTAAAATTATGGTTACGCCCAATAAAGCTGTACGATGGGTTGTTGGTGGCGCCATTCTTTTCTTGATTTTAATTTTGAACGTTCCGTTTCTGATAGATTTATTCCAGTTCGAGAAGGTAACATTTGTGCAACAAATAATTTGTGCAACGGCAGGTTTTGCAAGTATAACTTGGTTTGAATTGTATAAGATTTTTCACAAGCAGAATATTTGA
- a CDS encoding SAM-dependent methyltransferase codes for MKVSNKGVWIWDKFAKHYSGFIKRNLADAYTELYRQIKADVEGVNSVLEVATGPGLIAFEISYVVNHIDAVDLSAQMIEVAKEVQCQKGVQNINFACCDAYNLPFTDGKFDRVIASNLLHLLKEPNVALVEMKRVLKADGKIILPTFCHGESFKSKFISFFMSLSGFKAENKWSVKDYEEYIGNSGFKIIDKRIISGKIPLVYLMVENQN; via the coding sequence ATGAAAGTTTCAAATAAAGGGGTATGGATATGGGATAAATTTGCAAAGCATTATAGTGGATTTATCAAAAGAAACCTAGCCGATGCATATACTGAATTATATCGTCAGATTAAAGCAGATGTTGAGGGAGTTAACTCTGTTTTGGAAGTAGCAACGGGTCCAGGCCTAATAGCATTCGAGATTTCTTATGTAGTTAACCATATTGATGCTGTAGACCTATCGGCGCAGATGATTGAGGTCGCAAAGGAAGTTCAGTGCCAGAAGGGCGTGCAGAACATCAATTTTGCCTGTTGCGATGCCTACAACTTACCCTTTACTGATGGTAAGTTCGATAGAGTAATCGCATCGAACCTGCTGCATTTGCTTAAGGAGCCAAACGTTGCACTAGTGGAGATGAAAAGAGTGCTTAAAGCTGATGGGAAAATTATTCTTCCGACATTTTGCCACGGCGAGAGTTTTAAGTCAAAGTTTATCTCATTTTTTATGAGTTTATCGGGGTTTAAGGCCGAAAATAAGTGGAGCGTGAAAGATTATGAGGAGTATATCGGTAATAGTGGTTTCAAAATTATCGACAAAAGAATAATATCAGGAAAAATTCCTTTAGTATATTTAATGGTAGAAAATCAAAACTAG